From the genome of Campylobacter lari:
ATAAATTACAAATTAGATTATTATAAAATATACATGAGATTAAATTTACAAAGTGGCTCCGGATGTAGGATTCGAACCTACGACCAATCGGTTAACAGCCGACTACTCTACCGCTGAGCTAATCCGGAACATCAATAAATAAGAAATGATATTATATAAGAAAAAAACTTTTTTGTCAAGATTTTTTATAAAAAATTACGCTTTTTTGTAAAATTTTACTCCTGCTAAATTTTCTACAACAATTTTTCGTTCTTTAATTAATTTTTCTAATATATCTTTACTATGCTGACTAAATTTGTTTTCTATGTCAAATTCACTTTGTGCTCTAAGCTGCAGCATCTTCAAGAGCTCTTGGATATTAAAATCAATTTTTTCACCTTTGTAATAATGTTTAGCAAGCACAACAGGCACACTAGTGATATACATACTTAATTCTTCCAACTTTTCCAAAGATATACCTTTAACAGGATACGCAGGCGGTCTATCTATAGTGCTAAAATCCACTCTTGATGGTCTTATCTTGTCAAATGCCTCATTTAAAGCCAACATCTCATCTTTGTTATCATTCAATCCCTTGACAATTAAAACTTCCATAACAAGCTCACCCAAAAATTTCTCTCTAAAGGCGATCATTTGTTCTATCATTGTTTCAAGTTTTATTTGCTTTAAAGCCCTATCAACTCTATAAAAAGTTTTTTCCATTGCACTATCAAGACTAAATTTAACTACATCAATATACATTAAAGCATCAAAAATATCCGAATTTAAAACTCCACTACCATTGCTTAGGATTAAGAGTTTTTTATCTTGTTTTATTTTATTTAATTCATAAACTAATTCTTTTAAATGAGGATATAAAGTAGGCTCACCATTTGCAGTTAATGTTAAAAAGTCAAATTGCACATTACCTTTCAATACACTTTGTACTTCATCGATAATATTTTTTATTTTAGGATAAATTAAAGATTTTTCCAAAGGTTTTGCAGCTTGTAATTCACAATAAACGCAGTCAAAATTACATTGTTTTTGATTTGGACTTAAATCAATTCCCAATGAAAGTCCAAATCTTCTTGAACTTATAGGCCCAAAAGTTATTTTACTCACTTTTTAGATTTCTCTTGAACTAGCTTGATAAAATATTTAGCATTATCAACAGGAATATCAGGTAAAATTCCATGTCCGAGATTAAAAATATGCGCACTATCTTGCATAATATTTAAAATTTTATCCACACCCTGTTCAATAGCTTTTTTATCATAGAGTCTGCAAGGCTCCATATTACCCTGCAAAGTATATTTAGCGCCTAGTTTTTCCTTAGCCAACTCTAAAGGGGTACTCCAATCTACTCCAAAGACATCAAAATTTCCATTTATATCATCTAAGAACCCACTTACCCCTTTAGGAAATAAAATCACAGGAATATGCGGATATTTTTCCTTTATAAAATCAGCAATTTCAAGCATATATTTAAAAGAAAACTCAAAAAACATTTCTTTTTCTAAAGCACTTGCCCAACTATCAAATATCTGTATAGCATTAGCACCTGCTCTAATTTGCTCTTGAATATAATACTTTAAAACAAAAGTAAGTTTAGATAAAATTTGATGTAAAAATTCAGGATTTTGATAAACTATTTTTTTACACTTTGCATAATTTTTACTACTACCACCCTCTATCATATAAGTAGCAAT
Proteins encoded in this window:
- the hemE gene encoding uroporphyrinogen decarboxylase, whose product is MIFIDACFKKSTPYTPVWMMRQAGRYLPEYMQVRASAGDFLSLCKDYKKASEVTLQPVDILGVDAAIIFSDILVVPLEMGMDLKFEKGEGPIFSNPIKTKEELERLDVEKSIKNLSYIYDALAFTREKLTQDKALIGFCGSPWTIATYMIEGGSSKNYAKCKKIVYQNPEFLHQILSKLTFVLKYYIQEQIRAGANAIQIFDSWASALEKEMFFEFSFKYMLEIADFIKEKYPHIPVILFPKGVSGFLDDINGNFDVFGVDWSTPLELAKEKLGAKYTLQGNMEPCRLYDKKAIEQGVDKILNIMQDSAHIFNLGHGILPDIPVDNAKYFIKLVQEKSKK
- a CDS encoding radical SAM protein codes for the protein MSKITFGPISSRRFGLSLGIDLSPNQKQCNFDCVYCELQAAKPLEKSLIYPKIKNIIDEVQSVLKGNVQFDFLTLTANGEPTLYPHLKELVYELNKIKQDKKLLILSNGSGVLNSDIFDALMYIDVVKFSLDSAMEKTFYRVDRALKQIKLETMIEQMIAFREKFLGELVMEVLIVKGLNDNKDEMLALNEAFDKIRPSRVDFSTIDRPPAYPVKGISLEKLEELSMYITSVPVVLAKHYYKGEKIDFNIQELLKMLQLRAQSEFDIENKFSQHSKDILEKLIKERKIVVENLAGVKFYKKA